In Streptomyces ambofaciens ATCC 23877, a single genomic region encodes these proteins:
- a CDS encoding L-rhamnose mutarotase, which translates to MQRVCFLLKVRSERVAEYRERHQDVWADMLAALSGAGWHNYSLFLREDGLLVGYLETEDFEAARAAMAATEVNARWQAEMAGFFEELDGEAPDAAMRPLTEVFHLA; encoded by the coding sequence ATGCAACGCGTCTGCTTTCTTCTGAAGGTCCGCTCCGAGAGGGTCGCCGAGTACCGCGAGCGTCACCAGGACGTGTGGGCCGACATGCTCGCCGCCCTCTCCGGGGCCGGCTGGCACAACTACTCCCTCTTCCTGCGGGAGGACGGTCTGCTCGTGGGCTATCTCGAGACCGAGGACTTCGAGGCGGCCCGGGCGGCCATGGCCGCCACCGAGGTGAACGCGCGCTGGCAGGCCGAGATGGCGGGGTTCTTCGAGGAACTCGACGGGGAGGCGCCCGACGCCGCCATGCGCCCCCTCACCGAGGTCTTCCACCTGGCGTGA